Proteins encoded by one window of Candidatus Zixiibacteriota bacterium:
- the dut gene encoding dUTP diphosphatase, whose translation MERTRIQIKRVRPRSPALPLPGYATEGSAGMDLQADIDSERRVEPMERVLIPTGIAIALPPGFEAQIRPRSGLAFRQGLTLINSPGTIDSDYRGEIQIAVVNLGREPVVIRGGQRIAQLVVQRVCKAEWDEVEELPASGRQEGGFGHTDEK comes from the coding sequence GTGGAGCGGACAAGAATCCAGATCAAGCGGGTGCGGCCGCGAAGCCCGGCGCTCCCCCTCCCGGGCTATGCCACCGAGGGATCGGCCGGAATGGACCTTCAAGCCGACATCGACTCGGAGCGGCGGGTCGAGCCGATGGAGCGGGTGCTGATTCCCACCGGCATCGCCATCGCGCTGCCGCCCGGATTCGAGGCGCAGATTCGGCCGCGCAGCGGCCTCGCCTTCCGGCAGGGCCTCACACTCATCAACAGTCCCGGAACGATCGATTCGGACTACCGCGGCGAGATCCAGATCGCGGTCGTCAACCTGGGGCGCGAGCCGGTGGTTATCCGCGGAGGTCAGCGCATCGCGCAGCTGGTCGTGCAGCGGGTTTGCAAGGCCGAATGGGACGAGGTAGAGGAGCTGCCGGCGAGCGGAAGGCAGGAAGGAGGATTCGGCCACACGGACGAAAAGTAG
- a CDS encoding pitrilysin family protein has product MFAKTLLDNGIRVVSHRMPNHRSVSLGIWVENGSRHEASDESGISHFIEHLLFKGTEERTAAQIAEEIDAVGGVLNAFTAKEHTCYYAKVLDEHLPLAVDLLTDIFLHSTFDAEEIERERSVILQEISQIEDTPDDYVHDLFSSDFFQDHPLGRPICGRAETVSSFSRDDFLRFFKSRYRPDRVIVAAAGRVNHDELVGAMAERLGEAPAGGGEPARVTSPTTSSGMFRHVKSLEQVHLCLGVPGLAQSDPQRYAGYVLNAILGGGMSSRLFQEIREKRGKAYSVYSFSSSYYDVGYLGVYAGTSVEWAEEVVDLILKEIRSLAAGDIKDEEIRRTQGQLVGSMLLGLESTDSWMSHIARNEIYFGRAIDIDEICAGVRAVSRDEIVELASRLFRPDAMAISVLGDLKDGFKVGPFEAAD; this is encoded by the coding sequence ATGTTCGCCAAGACCCTGCTGGACAACGGCATCCGCGTGGTTTCCCACCGGATGCCGAATCACCGTTCAGTGAGCCTGGGAATCTGGGTGGAGAACGGCTCCCGCCACGAGGCGTCCGACGAAAGCGGGATCTCGCACTTCATCGAGCACCTTCTGTTCAAAGGGACCGAGGAGCGAACCGCGGCGCAGATCGCCGAGGAGATCGACGCGGTCGGCGGAGTGCTGAACGCGTTCACCGCGAAGGAGCACACCTGCTACTACGCCAAGGTGCTCGACGAGCACCTGCCGCTCGCCGTCGACCTGCTCACCGACATCTTTCTCCATTCGACCTTCGACGCCGAGGAAATCGAGCGCGAGCGGTCCGTGATCCTGCAGGAGATCTCACAGATCGAGGACACTCCGGACGACTACGTTCACGATCTGTTCAGCTCCGATTTTTTCCAGGATCATCCCCTGGGGCGCCCGATCTGCGGCCGCGCCGAGACGGTCTCCAGTTTCAGCCGCGATGACTTTCTGAGGTTCTTCAAGTCGCGTTACCGCCCGGATCGCGTGATCGTGGCAGCCGCGGGGCGCGTGAATCACGACGAGCTGGTGGGGGCGATGGCGGAGCGGCTCGGCGAGGCACCCGCGGGGGGCGGGGAGCCCGCGAGGGTCACGTCCCCGACGACCTCCTCGGGGATGTTCCGCCACGTCAAGTCGCTGGAGCAGGTTCACCTGTGCCTCGGGGTCCCCGGGCTCGCCCAGTCGGATCCGCAGCGCTACGCCGGCTATGTGCTCAACGCTATCCTCGGCGGCGGTATGAGCTCCCGGCTGTTTCAGGAGATTCGCGAAAAGCGGGGCAAAGCGTATTCCGTCTATTCCTTCTCCTCGTCGTACTACGATGTCGGCTATCTGGGAGTATACGCCGGAACCAGCGTCGAATGGGCCGAGGAGGTCGTCGACCTGATCCTGAAGGAGATCCGTAGCTTGGCGGCGGGCGACATCAAGGACGAGGAGATCCGGCGCACGCAGGGCCAGCTCGTCGGCAGCATGCTGCTCGGCCTCGAGTCCACCGATTCCTGGATGAGCCATATCGCGAGGAACGAAATCTATTTCGGAAGGGCGATCGACATCGACGAGATCTGCGCCGGCGTTCGCGCGGTTTCGCGCGACGAGATCGTCGAGCTGGCCAGCCGGCTGTTTCGCCCGGACGCCATGGCGATCTCGGTTCTCGGCGACTTGAAAGACGGCTTCAAGGTCGGGCCGTTCGAAGCGGCGGATTGA